GCTCAAGAATGGTGTGGCCGGTGCGGTCCTGCCATTCCCGGAAGGTTTCGGTGAGCAGGGGGGCCGAGCCGCTGATGAACAGGCGCATGTGTGCGCAGCTCTCAGGTGTGAGGGCGGCCTCCTGCAGCAAACGCACATACAGCGTGGGCACACCCATGAACACCGTGGCTTGCGGCAGCCAGGCCAGCATTTGCCGGGGTGTGAACTTGCCCATCCAGAGCATCTTGCTGGCGTTGAGCAGCGCGCAATGGCAGGCGACAAACAGGCCGTGCACATGGAAGATCGGCAGGGCATGCACCAGCACGTCACCGGGTTTCCAGCCCCACAGTTTGTGCAGCGTGAGGGCGTTGGATGCCAGGTTGTTGTGGGTCAGCTGAGCGCCCTTGCTGCGTCCGGTGGTGCCGCTGGTGTAGAGGATGGCGGCCAGATCATTCTGGGTCGCCTCGAAAATGGCGTGCTCGGTTGGGAGTTGCCGGGTGGCCTCGATCAGGCTGCCCTGGCCATCGGCGCCGAGTGTGACCAGATGGGGCACCCCGATGCGCGTGGTCAGTTCACGCAGGCTGTCGGCCTTGGACGGATCGGCCACGAAAACGCTGGGTTCGGCGTTCTCCATGAAGTAGGCCAGTTCGGCCGATTGGTAGGCCGTGTTGAGCGGCACATACACCACACCGGCGCGCAGGCAGGCCAGGTAAAAAACCAGAGCAGGTACCGATTTTTCGACCTGCACCATGACCCTGTCACCGGGCTTCAGACCCAGCGATTGCAGCCAGTTGGCCATCTGGGCCGACTGGCCGTGCAGATCACCGAAGGTCCAGCGGCGATCATCATCGGTTTCGATGGCTGTATCGGACAAATGGCTGCCGAATGCGGCGTGAAATTGAGCGTAGAGGTTGTATGACATGGATTTCATGGCCCTGGGCCGGTGTGACTAGGCTTGAGGTTTGAGCAGGCGGCGAACCGCCGTTGAATGGCTGACCTTCTGATTGACGAATTCCTGGTGACGCAGCTCAACCTCGCTGAGGTCGTACTGGTAGTTCACCATCAGGCCCAGCGCCTGTTTGAGGCCCTTTTTGGACAGGTCGGCGGCGAAGTTGATGCGTTCCAGCCGGGCGCCGTTGTCCAGGTGGAAACGGGCCACTGGATCACCCAGGGCTTCGTGCGACTGCTTGACGAGAAAGCGCGCCCCCAAACTGATCAGGTCTTGCCGCAGGGGTTTGGGCATGTGGGTGATGTTTTCTTCGGCCAGAACGGGATGGCGCTGGCGCCAAGCGGCCACGCGCTGCAAGGGGCCAGCCCATTCGCCGGTCTCTTCGGTGGAGGCCTTGTCGAGCCAGCGAACGAAGCCGGGAATGGGCGACAGCGTGCAGAACGTTTTGAGCTGGGGCAATTCGGTTTTGAGCTGGGCGGCCACTTTCTTGATCAGGAAGTTGCCCAGGGATACGCCGCGCAACCCGGGTTGGCAGTTGCTGATTGAGTAAAAAACGGCTGTCTTGGCGCCATTGGCGTCGGGTGCGTCGGGTGTTGATTCAATCAACGGTGCGACCGCATCGGCCATCTCGTCGACCAGGGCGACCTCGACAAAAATCAGGGGCTCGTCGCGCAGCTGGGGGTGAAAGAAAGCGTAGCAGCGGCGGTCGGGTTGCAGGCGGCGGCGCAAATCATTCCAGCCGCTGATTTCGTGCACCGCTTCATGGTGAATGATTTTTTCAAGCAGGGCTGCACTGGATTGCCAGTCAACCCGCTCCAGTCGCAGAAAGCCGGGGTTGAACCAGGAAGTGAGCAGGTGCAGGAAGTCGGCGTCCACGGCGGCGAGCTCGGGGTTGCCTTTGCGCAGACCCAGCAGGTCCACCCGCATGGCGAGCAACATGCTGGTGCCACCCGGGGCACGGTTGATGCGGCGAATCAGTTCCTGTCGGGGCGACTCCACGGCCTGGGTCAACACCGCCAGGTGTTGCGCGGTGGGTGCTTGCGCATACTGCGTGGCAGCGTTCAGCACCGCCTCCGGGTCGGGTGAAAACTCTGTCGCCAGCGCCGCGAAAAACGCTTCGCGGCGCGCCGCGGATACCTGCCGATAGCCTTCGATCACACGGACAGCCAAGGCATACACATTGGCCTGACCGCGTTCGGATATCAGCAGCCGGCAGGATTCCAGCAGGGGTTCCAGGGTGCGGTCACCTCGGGCTTTACGGGTCAGACGAAGCAGTTTTTCAAGCATATACACAGGCAGGAG
This region of Hydrogenophaga crassostreae genomic DNA includes:
- a CDS encoding malonate--CoA ligase, with amino-acid sequence MKSMSYNLYAQFHAAFGSHLSDTAIETDDDRRWTFGDLHGQSAQMANWLQSLGLKPGDRVMVQVEKSVPALVFYLACLRAGVVYVPLNTAYQSAELAYFMENAEPSVFVADPSKADSLRELTTRIGVPHLVTLGADGQGSLIEATRQLPTEHAIFEATQNDLAAILYTSGTTGRSKGAQLTHNNLASNALTLHKLWGWKPGDVLVHALPIFHVHGLFVACHCALLNASKMLWMGKFTPRQMLAWLPQATVFMGVPTLYVRLLQEAALTPESCAHMRLFISGSAPLLTETFREWQDRTGHTILERYGMSETAMITSNPYRAEDGPRLGGTVGRPLPGVELRCMSEQGQPCPTGDIGGIEVRGPNVFPGYWRMPEANAKEFTADGWFKTGDVGHINAEGYVTIVGRSKDLIITGGYNVYPAEVEGYINDLPGVAESAVIGCPHADFGEGVVAVVVAQAGAKLDAAELTQAIKSQIAGFKVPKHLFIVDELPRNVMGKVQKKALRETYAKVFAN
- a CDS encoding malonyl-CoA decarboxylase, with protein sequence MLEKLLRLTRKARGDRTLEPLLESCRLLISERGQANVYALAVRVIEGYRQVSAARREAFFAALATEFSPDPEAVLNAATQYAQAPTAQHLAVLTQAVESPRQELIRRINRAPGGTSMLLAMRVDLLGLRKGNPELAAVDADFLHLLTSWFNPGFLRLERVDWQSSAALLEKIIHHEAVHEISGWNDLRRRLQPDRRCYAFFHPQLRDEPLIFVEVALVDEMADAVAPLIESTPDAPDANGAKTAVFYSISNCQPGLRGVSLGNFLIKKVAAQLKTELPQLKTFCTLSPIPGFVRWLDKASTEETGEWAGPLQRVAAWRQRHPVLAEENITHMPKPLRQDLISLGARFLVKQSHEALGDPVARFHLDNGARLERINFAADLSKKGLKQALGLMVNYQYDLSEVELRHQEFVNQKVSHSTAVRRLLKPQA